One region of Camelus bactrianus isolate YW-2024 breed Bactrian camel chromosome 20, ASM4877302v1, whole genome shotgun sequence genomic DNA includes:
- the RNF182 gene encoding E3 ubiquitin-protein ligase RNF182 — protein MASQPPEDATESQVSDELECKICYNRYNLKQRKPKVLECCHRVCAKCLYKIIDFGDSPQGVIVCPFCRFETCLPDDEVSSLPDDNNILVNLTCGGKGKKCLPENPTELLLTPKRLASLVSPSHASSNCLVITIMEVQRESSPSLSSTPVVEFYRPSSFDSVTTVSHNWTVWNCTSLLFQTSVRVLVWLLGLLYFSSLPLGIYLLVSKKVTLGVVFVSLVPSSLVILMVYGFCQCICHEFLDCLAPSS, from the coding sequence ATGGCCAGTCAGCCACCGGAAGACGCCACAGAGTCTCAGGTCTCCGATGAGCTTGAGTGTAAGATCTGCTACAACCGCTACAACCTGAAGCAGAGGAAGCCCAAGGTGCTGGAGTGTTGTCACAGGGTGTGTGCCAAATGCCTCTACAAGATCATAGACTTCGGGGACTCCCCGCAAGGCGTCATCGTCTGCCCTTTCTGCAGGTTCGAGACGTGCCTGCCGGACGACGAAGTCAGCAGTCTGCCCGATGACAACAACATCCTGGTGAACTTAACTTGTGGTGGCAAAGGCAAGAAGTGCCTGCCCGAGAACCCCACCGAGCTGCTGCTGACCCCCAAGAGGCTGGCCTCGCTGGTCAGTCCTTCCCACGCCTCCTCCAACTGCCTAGTCATAACGATCATGGAGGTGCAGAGAGAGAGCTCCCCGTCCCTGAGCTCCACGCCCGTGGTCGAGTTCTACAGGCCCTCCAGCTTTGACTCGGTGACGACCGTGTCGCACAACTGGACGGTGTGGAACTGCACGTCCCTGCTCTTTCAGACGTCCGTCAGGGTGTTGGTTTGGTTGCTGGGTTTGCTGTACTTCAGCTCCTTGCCTTTGGGGATCTACTTACTGGTCTCTAAGAAGGTCACCCTCGGGGTCGTCTTCGTCAGCCTGGTCCCTTCCAGCCTCGTCATCCTGATGGTGTATGGCTTCTGCCAGTGCATCTGTCACGAATTCCTAGACTGCCTGGCACCTTCCTCTTGA